From the Winogradskyella forsetii genome, the window TTTTTTGCAAAATTCTTGTTCCTTTTTATTACGGGAATCAAAGAGTAACCCAATGTCGGCATGGCGTAAATCTCCATTCAGTTCTGGTGTGAAACTATGGAGGGAAAGATGAATCACTTGTTGTTTTGCTTTAATGTATTCTGCAATTTTGTGTTCGACTTCAGTTCTATAGGGCACATAATACTTTGCTAGAATTTCTCTTTTAATCGTTTGAGGGAAATTCTTGCTAAATTCTGAAAATAGCTGTCTACTGAATAAAGAACGATTCAATTCAACCAATAAGCGACTTGTTGTTCTGTAGAAAGAAGCATCAGCTAAAGGTTTTAAATGCTCAAACAAATCCAACGCGCCTAAATCTAAACCACGATGGGTTTTTAAAACCGTTGAATCCATAAACTGATTTTTATAGGCATTTGGAATATCATTTCCACCATGCTCACAGGTTAAAACCAGTTTCATGGGTGAAACAATTGGTTGGTTATTAAACAATTTTGCAACTGTTGATATACTGAAATGATATGTTTTTCAGACGTATCGTTGCCAACAGCTTTAAGTAAACGAGTTGACAACGTGCCTTCTTTTAAAATGATTTCAATAGCCTTATGATGGGATTGATGCAACTTCGGCTTTACGGTTTGATACAAATGTCTCCAAACTTGGTTTACAGTTTCAGTATCATTTAACCCAAATAATTTTAAATAAAGTTTGTTTTCAATTTTAGATCCTTCGCCATGTTTTATGGCATCATTTAAAATAACGGACAAATCTTGTTTTGTCCATACTTTTTGAGCTTGGAGCGTACAGAATTCCTTATTTACTAAAGCTTTTAAAACCTCAATCACCAAAGCACAAATGGCAATATCTGCTTTAGGACATTCTTGAATATCCATTAAACGAATTTCAATAGCATTGCGATCAAAACGAGCAATGGCTCCTCTAGAATTTAGAAAGTGTTGGTCTAAAATTTTATTGGTGTCGTAAGGTCTAATCGCGCGTTTTATAGGTTCAAAAATCGTGGTGTAATAATCTAATTTTGAAAATACACGTTCAGGAATTACCAATCCTGTTAGTTCAGGAATTTCCTTTTGGTTGGTTTTGTAAAATTCCAATCGCGTATCCTTGAACCCAGTAATTTGACCTTCCAAAATAGGCGAACTTGCGCACAATCCAGGGAGCAAAGGTAGAATAACACGAATGGCAGCGTGTAGTTTTTCAAATTCCTTATCGTCATAAAACGGTAAGTTAATATGTGTGCTTTGCACGTTGCTCCAACCATGGCCTTTACAATTAAAAATGGTATTGTAAAGTGCATAGACTTCGCTATAACTGTGTTTCCAAAGTTGGGTGTCTGTGTTTGGATTCATCAATGGATGCGCAGCAGAACCTAATAGTTGCAGGTTTAAGGGTTTTAGAAGTGCATCGATTTCCAGAATATTGTCATGAAATTTGGCGGCTAAATTATCGGTACTTTTTGTTGGCCCATTGGTTTTTAGTTCAATGACATGAGCAACCAATTCGTTACTCCAGGCGATATCGCCATTTTCAATATCTGCTTTTAATTCGCCTGCTTTTAGTGTTAAAAGTTCATCTACTTTCGGGGCCACTTTAAACGTGTCATTTTTAACGAGCATGTACTCGAGCTCAACACCGTAAACCTCAAAAAGGTGATATTTCTTCTTCATGATTAGTCGAGTCGTTTTTTTAATGCTGAAAGAATTTCGGTGTAAATCAAATCACCATAATAGTCATCTTCTACACCAAAATCGATGTTTGGGTTATCGTTGATTTCAATAACCATTAATTTGCCATCTACCACTTTAATGTCAATGCCATACAGTCCTAAACCCATCAATTTTGCCGATTTTAAAGCGATGTCGATTACGTTTTTTGGAACGTCTTCAATAGGTAAACAATCTGCATTGCCATCTTGTTCATTTTTGTCTTCGGCTTTCCAGTTGTAAATCTGCCAATGGCCTTTTGCCATATAATAGCGACAAGCGTAAAATGGCTTATTATCAATAATGCCAATGCGCCAATCGTAGTCTGAAGGGCAAAATTCTTGTGCGATTATTAAGTCAGATTCTTTAAGCATTTCAGTAACCAAGACATCAAATTCTGCTTTAGTTTTTGCTTTTTTCACTCCAAATGAAAATGTAGAATCTGGTGCTTTTAATACACAAGGCAATCCTGTTTGTTCCAATACAGCCTTGCGGTTATTACTATGTACAATTACTGTTTTTGGCGTTGAAATATTGGCGTTGTTCATGGCCTCTGCCATATAAACTTTATTGCAGCATTTTAGAATCGCATCAGGGTAATCGATTATGGCAATACCTTCTTGCTGTGCTTTTCTGGCAAAGGTATAAGCTTCGTTGTTTACTTCGGTGCTTTGTCTTAAAAACAAAGCATCGAAAGAGGATAGGCGCGATAAATCCTTGGGTTCAATGATCTCAGCATAGATGTTCATTTTTTCAGCAACTTCAATAAACTTTTTTAAAGCTTTAGCGTTGCTTGGAGGCGCAGGATCGTTTGGGTTGACCAAAATCGCCAAATCAAAATCGTAATTGGCCACTTTAGCCGTATCGTAACGTTTTTTAGCAAAATATTGATTGGCAAATTCGTGGACACTGGACATATGTTCTTCCGGAATTTCCGATTCTGAAATGGCCTTAATGCTCTGTATGTTCCATTTTGTGGTATGGTTAAAATTTACCCGTAAAAATGGAACTTGAAAATGCTTGTAAAAAAGTGCACTTAGGTTTTTGTATTTTTGGGCTACATTTTGCCCAAAATAGATACTCAAAGTAAAGTCTTGCGATTTTATATTTTTAAGGCTTTGCTGAATAACATCGTCAAACTCATCGGACACAATTCTAACAAGTTTTAAGGCCTTTAAATCTACAATGTTTTTTGTAGTCGGAATTGGTAAATGTCCTCTGGCTTCTGCCAAGAGCGAAACGTAATAGCCTTTGGATTGGTACGAGTAGTCCTTGCACAGATTAAATATTCGTGCGGTTTTTAATTGGGCATACTTCGGGTTTGTAAGATAATCTTGAGAGGAAATTACGGTGATGTTATCAATTGTAAAGTTCCATTTTTCAGGTTGATTTACAACAATGTATTTTTTCATTTAGAGCGCTTAACGCTATTAAAATTTTAAGCAAAATTATATTATTTTTTGATTGGTTTTACAAAGTTTTTTAAATAATTATATGATATTTTTTTAGGTGTTTTAAGATATGTGCTTGTTGTAAACGAGCGATAAGGAGTGACTGCTATATTAACAATGATTTTAATCTATCCAACCTTTTTTAATGCTATACTTACTGTAGAAATACAAAAACGTTGCAATGGCAATTACGATAATTGGGATAACTATGGAGAACAGAATTGAAACGTTTTTGATGTCGAAAAAAATTAACCAGTAAAATTCTATAAAAACCAAAACTATTAGTGCTATGGCAAAAAACAGTTTTGCAATCTTTTTTCTCATAAAAAGCATAAAACTTCCTAGCATTTCAGAAAATAATGCAATAAGAAAGGCAATGATGTACCAAACAGGAAGTGATTGGAATCTATTAAATTCTTCGGGCGATATATTGCTTTCTAAATAGTTTATTTCAAACGAACTGAAGTAAATTTCCATGATGTTCCAAAAAATAGCAAATGTTGCTATAATCCAAAAGGATGTTGGCGGTTTGTTGTTTAATGCCATGATTTAAAATGATAAAACAATTATCTTTTAAAGATAAGGAATTAACCGCGTATTCTATTGTAGTTTATTTTAATTTAAGACATTTTACCATCTGCGTAGGGACTACTATACTATTAGAAATTCAATAATATAACAAAATAGTTAAAACCAATTAGAGGTTCATATCGGGTTGAAAAATAATTATTAGATTCTTTTTTTAAAACTTTATGTATATGAAGTTGCTGACTTTTTGGATAGGTGTGGCTTACTTAATGTATAATCTGTTGAAAAGTTTCATATTTTAAAAGACCATTAATATAGGTGTTAGTTAACTGATTATAATCAAGAGAAATTGAATTTTAAAACATGTTTTTAATTGATCCGGTACAAAGGGTACTGCAAATGAGCCGTCTCATAATGTTTACTCTGCTTATGCAACCAATCTAATTGTGCATACCAATTGTTGGCAAAATCTTCATCATAGCTGATTTTTACATTGTATTCTATTTGAAGTTTAGGATTGTCTTTCAAAAGTTGCTCTGCTTTGTCTTCCCAAACATAAGGTGAAAAGCCTTCTTTTTGTTGTAAAATGGTATCAAAGAAATTCCAGTTAAAAAATGAGTCTGGAGCTTTTGGTTCTAAAGTTTCCAATAAATAACGTACGGCTTTTTGGTCCGTGGAAATGAGATAATCACCTTTTCTGAAAGTTATATTTTCCTCTGAAGTATTTATGGTTGTATCGTAATGCGGATAATGACCTTCGTAAGGCGATGTTCGGGTTTCGTAAGCGCCTATTTTATAGGACTCCACGGTTAATGTGGTATCGTTTGTAAATTCGGTCAATTTCACATTGTTCAACCTTAATAAATCAAGAACGTTATGCCAACCTTGTGGAATGACATAAGCCTTTGGGATATTGACAGAATCTGTTGCTTTGAAATAATTTTTATAGCTAACGTCTTTTGTAAACGGCTTGGATCTATCATATTTTAGACGTTTTGCTCCCGTGAATTCACTCGGTATCATTTCGCCTTCGTAGCCTTTGAATTTTAGATTTGATGACTTTGTGGTATCAACAGACCAAGTTAAGGGATAGCGTTTCCCAGCTGACCAAATTCCAGCTTGCTCCTTTCTGAGTTGAGCAATTTTATCGCCGTGTTCTTCGGTAATTTCAATCATGCTTTTCATTAATTCGTAGGTACCTTTTACACGTTGTTTGTAGGGTTTGAGCATATGTGTTTCTACCATCATTCCCAGAGTGTTGAATAAGGTGGTGTAACCTGTAGAATATCTTGGTGTATCTAAAAACTGGGTAAATCCTCTATCTGGTGTGCGATTAAACACATTAACATAAGGTGTAATGTCCCAAGACTTAGCTTCTAGTTTTTGCTCTAGTGATGGCATCATTTTAGATTGCATAAAATGACCAAGCGCACCACCTAATTTATTATGCTGCGTAAACAAATGTGTTAGGGTATATTGATAATCTGCTCCATTGCTCACGTGGTTGTCGATAAAAACATCTGGTTGCACTAAATGAAATATTTTTGCAAAAGTTCTCGCATTTTTGGTGTCCGATTTTATAAAATCCCGATTCAAATCGTAGTTTCTAGCATTCCCTCTAAAGCCGTATTCTTTTGGGCCATTTTGATTGGTTCGTGTTGTGGAATTACGGTTTAAGCTTCCGCCAACATTATAAATAGGAATAGTCACCAAAACCGTGTTTTTTGGAGCTTCAATATTTCCTTTAACGATATCTCTAAAAAGCAGCATCGTCGCATCAATACCATCAGATTCGCCAGGATGAATACCATTATTTATGAATAGAATTCTGTTGTTTTGTCTCAAATTCTCAAAATCAGCACCAGAACCCTTCATGTTCAAGGTCACTATATGAAGTGGTTTTCCGGAATCGGTTTCGCCAATGGCTTGGATTGAAATTTCAGAATAAGTATCTGCTAAACCATGATAGAAATCGATGGTTTCTTGGTAAGTAGCCGTTTCTAAACCTTCACTTTTTTCAAAAGTCGTGGTAAAATCTAGAGCAACTTTTTCGGGTTCGGAATCCGATTTTTCTGTTTTATCATTACAAGAATAAATAAGAACAAATAGAATGAGGAGTTTTTTCATGTCAGAAAATTTGCTCTAAATTTACTTATATTTATTGACATGAAAATGGTTGAAAAGTGCCATGCATTTGTTCGTCATAATCTCGAAGCATCATTTTCCTTTCTGATTAATAAAAAATTATTCTTCACTTACATATTTCAAGTTCAAAAGTTGATTGCTAGTTTTTAAGAAATATAAGGTATAGTAGTTATTGTAGAGGTTTTTTGATGTTAAATTATCTACTAATTTCTCAATTCCCATAAATAAAGTTAAGGATTGGAATATCAACATTTTTAGATAAAGAGATGACGCTATAAGTTGGTTAGAAAAACAAGACTAATTTTATAATTGTTTTAATATAACTCATGTGTAAAAATTATAACTTTGCGCAAATTTTATAACCTATACTAAACTTAAATGCAACAAACCACAAATTCCATTTTAATGATTCGTCCTGTTAATTTCAGGATGAATGAACAAACAGCTGTCAATAATTATTTTCAAGAAGATTTAGATTTAAAAAATGCTGAAATCAATACTAAGGCGCAAGACGAATTTGATGCCTTTGCCGATAAGTTGAAAGCTGCTGGTATTAATGTTATTATAGAAGACGATGACAAATTGAATGATACTCCAGATTCAATCTTTCCGAATAATTGGGTGAGTTTTCATGAGAATGGCGATGTGGCAAAATACCCAATGTTTGCAGAAAATAGAAGACGTGAGCGTCGTGATGAAGTATTTATTCGATTGGAAGACGAAGGTTTTAAAATTGAAAATATTGTCGATTACACCTCTGCCGAGCTTGAAGGTTTCTTTTTAGAAGGTACAGGAAGTGTGGCCTTGGATCGCATCAACAGAAAAGCATATTGTGCCTTATCGCCTAGAGCTGATGAGGATTTATTCATTGAGTTCTGTGAAGATTTTGAATTTACGCCAATCATTTTTACTGCCAACCAAACCGTTGACGGGAAACGACTGCCCATATACCACACTAATGTAATGATGTGTTTGGCTGAAAATTTTGCCGTGATTTGTTTAGATACCATTGACGACAAAAAAGAGCGTAAAAATGTGGTAAAACACTTAAAGCAAGATGGAAAGGAAATCATTTCTATAACTGAAGCCCAAATGCATCAATTTGCTGGAAACATGTTGCAGCTAAGAGGTAAGAATGAGCAGCGCTATTTGGTAATGAGTGAAGCTGCACATAAAAGTTTAACACAAAATCAAATCTCAACTATTGAAAAGTACTGTCCTATTCTTTCGAGTTCTTTAGAAACCATTGAAACCTGTGGAGGCGGAAGTGCACGTTGTATGATGGCTGAGGTATTTCTGCCTAGGGATTGACGATTTACGATTTTTGAATTATGATTGTAGTCGGGTTCAACTAAATCGTAATCTTAAAGAAAATATTGATTTCGGAGTTTTAATTGTTTGTTGTGAAGAGGTTTGTTGTAAAGTTTACGCTATTTAGACTTTAGATTGCTTCAACATCGCTAATTTTCGTAATTCGTAATTCGTAATTCGTAATTTCTACTTTGTAATTAAGCCTTAGCTTCAGCCTTTGGCAGTTCAACAAAGAATTTACTACCCACATTCTGCGTGCTTTCCACCCAAATTCTACCGTTATTCAATTCCACTAGATCTTTGGCAATGGATAAACCTAGACCAGTTCCTTTTTCGTTTTTAGTACCTGCGGTCGTGAAGTTTTTGTGCGCGGCAAACAATTTATCAATATTCTCTTTGGGGATACCAACGCCTGTATCTTCTACGCAAATTAGTGATTTGCCGTTGACATCGTTATTAGAGATGGTAATGACATCGCCAGTTCTACTGAACTTAACAGCATTGGTGATTAAATTCTGAATCACAATTTCAACCATACTACGATCTGCAAAAACAAAATCGCGTTGGGATTCATCAATTAGTACAATGCGCTTGTCTTCTACTTTTTGTTCCACCAAAGCGATTTTAGCGTGAAACACATCTTGAATATTAAACAACTCAGCTTTTGGTTCTAAGTTCTGCATTTGCGATTTTGACCAGTTCAGTAAATTGAATAACAAGGACGATGCATTATCGGCATTTTCGCTTAATTCAGGAATCAGTTCGTAAAATTCATCTTTAGAAATACTGTCTTCTTTCAACAAATCCAAAAATGCTTTTATGGACGAAATAGAATCTTTTAAATCGTGCGACACAATAGAAAAAAGCTTATCCTTTACTTGATTGATTTCTTCCAAATGATGTGTTTGCTCTACGATAGCATCGGTTCTAGCTTGCTCTTCTGCAAACTTAGTTTTCTGCTTATCTAAATCTTCCTTGTACGATTTTGTTTGTAAAAGGCTATAAATTAAAAGCCCTAATAATAAGGCAAAAGCGAAAACAGCAACATATAAAACCCAAGAGTTATTAATCCATGATGAGGTCGTAGCTGGTTCTTGCGCTGTACTATTGATATTGTCTTTGGCATCAGCTTTGACTTCATTTAAATCTAAAGGATCAATTTTGGTTGGAAATACAGGTTGATCGATACGAGACAATGAATCTCTTAAGCCATAGAATTTATTTTGCCAGAAAAATGCATTCTGAAAATAACCACGTGTAGAATCTAATGCAATATGAAGTTTGTAATTTTCCAGAAGTTGCGATTTATTGTCTATTTTTTGGGCAATCTCGTAAGCTTCGTTTAATTGTCTTTCGGCTAACTTTACCTTTTTATTTTTGAGGTTTAAGTTTCCTATGGCATTCAAGGCTCTTAAAATACCTTCTTTATTATCTTGTTTTCGGTTGTATTTTAAACCTTCAACTAAATATTCTGAAGCTTTTTCGTATTCATTAAAACGTAAATATTCGCTACCAAGTTTAGGCAGAATTTCACCTCGTAAATCCTGATCGGTATTTGGATTTAAAATATCGAGTGCTTTTTCATAATATTCAATAGCTTTTCTGTGTTCCTTCAACAAAGAATAAAGTTCTGCAATATTTTTAGTTGATGCTTTTATGCCATCCTTATCCTGTATCTGCTTTCTAACTTCTAAAGCTTTAAAGTTAAATTCAATAGCCTTGTCTATCTGATTGGTTTTGTAGTACGCTTCAGCCAAATTATTATAGGCAGCACTTAAATCATCTTTAAGATATTTTTTCTCGAAAATAGAAATGGCGGATAATGAGTTCTGCAAACCGATGGCGTAATTGCCACGTTTAATTTCAATAAGGCCAATACTGTTGCTCACTTTTGCGACTCCAAGTGTATCATTTAATTTTAAGTAATAATCCCTAGATTTATTGTAATTGTCAATGGCATTGAAATAATCATTTTGTTTGGTGTAGATGAGTGCCCTTAAGTAGCTGCTTTCTGCAAGACCTTTAGTGTAGTTTAATTCTTTTGAAAGTTTTGAAGTTTGGTTAACATATAGCAAAGCCTTATCATAATCCGCAGTATCATAAAGTTCATTTATGAGTACAAGCGACATATCCACTTTTGTAGAGTCAGCGTTTTGATAAGCTAATTGTACCGTAAGTTCATCTATTTTTTCAGACTGAGAAAAGATAGCAAACGATATAAGACAAACAGCTAATGTTAGTAACTGCTTCATCTTAAAATAGCGTTAAAACGAATTACGCTGTTTTGGTGCGAATAACTTTTATAGAGGGATAAAAAAAGTAAGTTAACACAAAACAATAACAACGCGGTTAATGTTTGATTATTAAGCCTCATTAATTGTTTGGGACATTGATTAATAGCCTTCCAAAAGTGCCATTATGTAACCTAATATGCTAATTATTGGGTTTTAATACCAATAAATTAGATGAAAGGGTAAATATAAAATTATTTAAAATTACCCAATCGATAAAAAACATAAATCTTAGGGGAATTACTGTTTTATCGACGAAATGCATTTTTGTTTTAGATTATTGTTAATCAGTAATTTGTGGTAATTTTAACATAGGTATTTTTATATCGGATAATAAATGCCGTTGTATGAAAATCGACAGATTTGCATCTTAATTTTCTGATTAAAAACTGAGTTTTGCAATAATCTCCTCATCATCAGATTTTGTTAATCTTATAATCTGTTTTTCTATAGACTGATTTTTTGATCCGTAATTTTTAAAGATCGTTACTTTCATGAACGTCGGGTTTTCTATTTTTTGATAACGATCTCCATAATATTTAATCTTAACAAAATAGTTGCCTTTTAAAGCTTTAGGCAACGTGAATTCTTCAGGGCCGAAACCTTGGGTCATATCTGGCGACATACAGCCACCAATTTTTGTTTTTGGATGACTGTAAAAACATTCTTCTAAATTTGGATCGATGATGTGTAAATCGATGTCAGTGTCATTATGATTCCAATCGACGACAACTCTGATGTCATAATTTATTTCGTCTATTAGTTTTTTATCTATTTCGCTGAGGTCTAAATCATCTTCATAAAGCGTGATAAGATGTTTTATTTCATTTTCAGCAATTCGTTTGATGCCTTTAAAAACTCTTCTATTTCCGTTTTCATAAATTTTTCCTGTAATAATAGAATTGAATAACTCCAATGCTTGTTGGCATTTACCAATATTTTGATACGCCAAAGCCAAATCCCTGTATGATTGGGAATCTTCTGGGCGCAGTTCTAAAATACGCATGAAGAAGAAAATTGCGATCTCATGCTGATTTTCGTATTGTAGCTGGTAAGCATATACTTTTAATAACTCGTAATTATCAAAATCCGTTTCTGCGATGTTGGATAATATTAAGTTTGAATAGGTTTGGTCTTTAAAAGTACTTGAAAAATGATTTGAAACATCCACATAATAAGCTGGCATTTTTAAATATTCATTTCTTTGGGTTAAGTAAATTTTATAAGCTTCTTCTATAGTTTTTGCTTTTCGAAGTGCATTTAAGTAATCTGTGTTTACTATTCTGTCTTTTACTTTTAATTTGCCATTATATTTTTCATAATCTACTATAGGA encodes:
- a CDS encoding N-formylglutamate amidohydrolase, whose protein sequence is MKLVLTCEHGGNDIPNAYKNQFMDSTVLKTHRGLDLGALDLFEHLKPLADASFYRTTSRLLVELNRSLFSRQLFSEFSKNFPQTIKREILAKYYVPYRTEVEHKIAEYIKAKQQVIHLSLHSFTPELNGDLRHADIGLLFDSRNKKEQEFCKKMKDTLLQQKPNLSIRFNYPYLGKADGFTTFLRKQFPTDYLGIEIEVNQKFTDKNSMELQLKETMYKTIDGLKLKANPF
- a CDS encoding glutamate-cysteine ligase family protein, which encodes MKKKYHLFEVYGVELEYMLVKNDTFKVAPKVDELLTLKAGELKADIENGDIAWSNELVAHVIELKTNGPTKSTDNLAAKFHDNILEIDALLKPLNLQLLGSAAHPLMNPNTDTQLWKHSYSEVYALYNTIFNCKGHGWSNVQSTHINLPFYDDKEFEKLHAAIRVILPLLPGLCASSPILEGQITGFKDTRLEFYKTNQKEIPELTGLVIPERVFSKLDYYTTIFEPIKRAIRPYDTNKILDQHFLNSRGAIARFDRNAIEIRLMDIQECPKADIAICALVIEVLKALVNKEFCTLQAQKVWTKQDLSVILNDAIKHGEGSKIENKLYLKLFGLNDTETVNQVWRHLYQTVKPKLHQSHHKAIEIILKEGTLSTRLLKAVGNDTSEKHIISVYQQLQNCLITNQLFHP
- a CDS encoding RimK family protein is translated as MKKYIVVNQPEKWNFTIDNITVISSQDYLTNPKYAQLKTARIFNLCKDYSYQSKGYYVSLLAEARGHLPIPTTKNIVDLKALKLVRIVSDEFDDVIQQSLKNIKSQDFTLSIYFGQNVAQKYKNLSALFYKHFQVPFLRVNFNHTTKWNIQSIKAISESEIPEEHMSSVHEFANQYFAKKRYDTAKVANYDFDLAILVNPNDPAPPSNAKALKKFIEVAEKMNIYAEIIEPKDLSRLSSFDALFLRQSTEVNNEAYTFARKAQQEGIAIIDYPDAILKCCNKVYMAEAMNNANISTPKTVIVHSNNRKAVLEQTGLPCVLKAPDSTFSFGVKKAKTKAEFDVLVTEMLKESDLIIAQEFCPSDYDWRIGIIDNKPFYACRYYMAKGHWQIYNWKAEDKNEQDGNADCLPIEDVPKNVIDIALKSAKLMGLGLYGIDIKVVDGKLMVIEINDNPNIDFGVEDDYYGDLIYTEILSALKKRLD
- a CDS encoding M14 family metallopeptidase, whose amino-acid sequence is MKKLLILFVLIYSCNDKTEKSDSEPEKVALDFTTTFEKSEGLETATYQETIDFYHGLADTYSEISIQAIGETDSGKPLHIVTLNMKGSGADFENLRQNNRILFINNGIHPGESDGIDATMLLFRDIVKGNIEAPKNTVLVTIPIYNVGGSLNRNSTTRTNQNGPKEYGFRGNARNYDLNRDFIKSDTKNARTFAKIFHLVQPDVFIDNHVSNGADYQYTLTHLFTQHNKLGGALGHFMQSKMMPSLEQKLEAKSWDITPYVNVFNRTPDRGFTQFLDTPRYSTGYTTLFNTLGMMVETHMLKPYKQRVKGTYELMKSMIEITEEHGDKIAQLRKEQAGIWSAGKRYPLTWSVDTTKSSNLKFKGYEGEMIPSEFTGAKRLKYDRSKPFTKDVSYKNYFKATDSVNIPKAYVIPQGWHNVLDLLRLNNVKLTEFTNDTTLTVESYKIGAYETRTSPYEGHYPHYDTTINTSEENITFRKGDYLISTDQKAVRYLLETLEPKAPDSFFNWNFFDTILQQKEGFSPYVWEDKAEQLLKDNPKLQIEYNVKISYDEDFANNWYAQLDWLHKQSKHYETAHLQYPLYRIN
- the ctlX gene encoding citrulline utilization hydrolase CtlX: MQQTTNSILMIRPVNFRMNEQTAVNNYFQEDLDLKNAEINTKAQDEFDAFADKLKAAGINVIIEDDDKLNDTPDSIFPNNWVSFHENGDVAKYPMFAENRRRERRDEVFIRLEDEGFKIENIVDYTSAELEGFFLEGTGSVALDRINRKAYCALSPRADEDLFIEFCEDFEFTPIIFTANQTVDGKRLPIYHTNVMMCLAENFAVICLDTIDDKKERKNVVKHLKQDGKEIISITEAQMHQFAGNMLQLRGKNEQRYLVMSEAAHKSLTQNQISTIEKYCPILSSSLETIETCGGGSARCMMAEVFLPRD
- a CDS encoding tetratricopeptide repeat-containing sensor histidine kinase, which codes for MKQLLTLAVCLISFAIFSQSEKIDELTVQLAYQNADSTKVDMSLVLINELYDTADYDKALLYVNQTSKLSKELNYTKGLAESSYLRALIYTKQNDYFNAIDNYNKSRDYYLKLNDTLGVAKVSNSIGLIEIKRGNYAIGLQNSLSAISIFEKKYLKDDLSAAYNNLAEAYYKTNQIDKAIEFNFKALEVRKQIQDKDGIKASTKNIAELYSLLKEHRKAIEYYEKALDILNPNTDQDLRGEILPKLGSEYLRFNEYEKASEYLVEGLKYNRKQDNKEGILRALNAIGNLNLKNKKVKLAERQLNEAYEIAQKIDNKSQLLENYKLHIALDSTRGYFQNAFFWQNKFYGLRDSLSRIDQPVFPTKIDPLDLNEVKADAKDNINSTAQEPATTSSWINNSWVLYVAVFAFALLLGLLIYSLLQTKSYKEDLDKQKTKFAEEQARTDAIVEQTHHLEEINQVKDKLFSIVSHDLKDSISSIKAFLDLLKEDSISKDEFYELIPELSENADNASSLLFNLLNWSKSQMQNLEPKAELFNIQDVFHAKIALVEQKVEDKRIVLIDESQRDFVFADRSMVEIVIQNLITNAVKFSRTGDVITISNNDVNGKSLICVEDTGVGIPKENIDKLFAAHKNFTTAGTKNEKGTGLGLSIAKDLVELNNGRIWVESTQNVGSKFFVELPKAEAKA